In Helicoverpa zea isolate HzStark_Cry1AcR chromosome 3, ilHelZeax1.1, whole genome shotgun sequence, the following proteins share a genomic window:
- the LOC124646208 gene encoding eukaryotic translation initiation factor 3 subunit H, giving the protein MANRSGPARRVPETEATITYVQCDGLAVMKIVKHCHEESCSNMEVAQGALLGLVVENRLEITNCFPFPKHDDTMDEEEYQLDMMRRLRRVNVDHFHVGWYQSADVGNFLSQSLLESQYHYQTSIEESVVVIYDTKKSARGFLTLKAYRLTPQAIAMYKEGDYTPEALRNLKIGYESLFIEVPIVIRNSPLTNIMMSELSEMIPEEEGSKFLDLGTASVLEGQLRSLMERVDELNQEAIKFNRYQQLVVRQQQDKHRWLAKRTQENLARAAKDEPPLPEEDMNKLFKPHPVPPRLNPMIVAGQINTYSQHISQFCSQSLAKLYLTQALQNAKESKQNN; this is encoded by the exons ATGGCGAACCGTAGTGGGCCTGCTAGGCGCGTTCCTGAAACTGAAGCCACAATTACGTACGTTCAGTGCGATGGATTG GCGGTAATGAAAATAGTGAAACATTGCCATGAGGAATCATGCAGCAATATGGAGGTGGCCCAGGGAGCGCTGCTCGGTCTGGTGGTGGAAAACCGTCTGGAGATCACCAACTGCTTCCCGTTCCCCAAGCACGATGATACCATGGACGAGGAGGAGTATCAGCTTGATATGATGAGGAGACTGCGCCGTGTGAATGTTGATCATTTCCATGTTGGATG GTACCAGAGCGCAGATGTGGGCAACTTCCTGAGCCAGTCTCTGCTCGAGTCGCAGTACCACTATCAGACCTCCATCGAGGAGAGTGTGGTTGTCATCTATGACACCAAGAAGTCTGCACGAGGCTTCCTCACGCTGAAGGCTTACCGCCTGACTCCTCAG GCCATCGCCATGTACAAGGAAGGTGATTACACACCAGAAGCCCTGCGTAACCTGAAGATTGGCTACGAGAGCCTGTTCATCGAGGTGCCTATAGTGATCCGTAACTCTCCGCTCACCAACATCATGATGTCTGAGCTGTCTGAGATGATCCCTGAGGAGGAGGGGTCCAAGTTCCTGGATTTGGGAACTGCTTCAGTATTGGAAG GCCAACTCCGCAGCCTAATGGAGCGCGTAGACGAACTGAACCAGGAAGCCATCAAGTTCAACAGATACCAACAGTTAGTTGTACGTCAACAACAGGACAAGCACCGCTGGTTGGCCAAGCGGACACAAGAGAACTTGGCCCGGGCTGCCAAGGATGAACCACCGCTACCTGAAGAAGATATGAACAAACTCTTCAAGCCCCACCCCGTTCCGCCTAGGCTTAACCCTATGATCGTTGCTGGTCAGATTAACACCTACAGCCAACATATAAGCCAGTTCTGTTCCCAGAGTCTTGCTAAATTGTATCTGACGCAAGCACTCCAAAACGCTAAGGAATCTAAGCAGAACAACTAG